In Pyrus communis chromosome 1, drPyrComm1.1, whole genome shotgun sequence, the following are encoded in one genomic region:
- the LOC137736534 gene encoding DNA-3-methyladenine glycosylase-like, with protein sequence MGEQTQVQTQAQDQPQTPTPAQPPPQHDSIDDTTIAQVGPTPTELSNAPSKTSSPPSKIPFRPRKIRKLSPDTADPNSSHQIVAISETPKPVAATKASKIKTVTQRTVAAPKIVARPLSCEGEIETAIRYLRNADPLLAPLIDRHPRPTFDNFHTPFLALTRSILYQQLAYKAGTSIYTRFIALCGGEACVVPDTVLAQTPQQLRQIGISGRKASYLHDLARKYQNGILSDSAIVNMDDKSLFTMLTMVNGIGSWSVHMFMINSLHRPDVLPINDLGIRKGVQLLYNLEELPRPSQMEQLCEKWRPYRSVATMYMWRFSESNGAPSSAAAVAAGVCLRSQQLQQQQPQQQQQQHSQHPQQQQLMDSLSSLINIGNGACIHGELSFSMPCDARPVPGHLDREWN encoded by the exons ATGGGCGAGCAAACCCAGGTCCAAACCCAAGCCCAAGACCAGCCCCAGACTCCGACTCCGGCTCAGCCGCCGCCGCAGCATGACTCCATCGACGACACCACAATCGCTCAAGTCGGCCCCACACCCACCGAACTGAGCAATGCTCCGTCCAAGACCTCTTCCCCCCCTTCCAAAATCCCGTTCCGCCCCCGAAAGATCCGGAAGCTCTCGCCCGACACCGCCGACCCCAATTCCTCCCATCAAATCGTCGCCATATCCGAAACCCCCAAACCCGTCGCCGCCACCAAGGCCTCCAAGATCAAAACCGTCACGCAGCGCACCGTTGCGGCGCCCAAAATCGTAGCGCGGCCGCTGTCCTGCGAGGGAGAGATCGAGACGGCGATTCGCTATCTTCGAAACGCCGATCCGCTCCTAGCTCCGTTGatcgaccgccacccgcggccgACCTTCGACAACTTCCACACACCCTTCCTCGCCCTAACCCGCAGCATTCTCTACCAGCAACTCGCATACAAGGCTGGCACGTCGATCTACACGCGCTTCATCGCTCTGTGCGGCGGGGAGGCTTGCGTAGTACCCGACACCGTGCTCGCCCAGACGCCACAGCAGCTCCGGCAAATCGGAATTTCGGGCCGGAAGGCGAGTTACCTCCACGACTTGGCGCGGAAGTACCAGAACGGCATTCTGTCGGACTCGGCGATTGTAAATATGGACGACAAGTCTTTGTTCACAATGCTGACGATGGTCAACGGGATCGGGTCTTGGTCTGTGCACATGTTCATGATTAACTCGCTGCACAGGCCCGACGTGCTTCCGATCAACGACCTCGGAATCCGAAAAGGTGTTCAGCTTCTGTACAATCTCGAGGAGTTGCCTCGGCCGTCGCAGATGGAGCAGCTGTGCGAAAAGTGGCGGCCTTACCGGTCGGTAGCGACGATGTATATGTGGAGATTTTCCGAGTCAAATGGGGCTCCTTCCAGTGCAGCGGCTGTGGCAGCCGGTGTTTGTCTGCGATCACAGCAGCTtcagcagcagcagccgcaacagcagcagcagcagcactcGCAGCATCCCCAGCAACAGCAGCTTATGGATTCCCTCAGCAGTCTTATTAACATTGG GAATGGTGCATGCATTCATGGTGAACTATCCTTTTCCATGCCATGTGATGCAAGGCCCGTTCCTGGGCACCTTGATCGGGAATGGAATTGA
- the LOC137745898 gene encoding uncharacterized protein, with protein sequence MMDYENYDPSYPDQPVVDLYLSVWASLPAFRSKPAFVWVEDGSANEATSTLTFGQLNDSVQCIASQLLTPLQRGDAVVILCSPGLELVETIFGCQRAGLLSVPVSPPDPSFTNQNFHHLIRALSQTKPKAALAHSTYITRIQHYISLPSSDKDLVQRLQNLRWIAIDDIKTKDTTLQQSPYKGCRAEDLYLVQYTSGATGIPKPVLVTAGSAAHNVRTARKAYDLHPNSVIVSWLPQYHDCGLMFLLLTIVSGATCVLTSPGAFVNRPRLWLELISNFNATCTPVPSFTLPLVVKRGGVDKGTSPINLWSMKNLIIINEPIYQDAVKQFVDVFKPYGLNPSSISPSYGLAENCTFVSTAWRSDTPLPSHNKLLPSARLYENDDQLEDMNIVVVNEETHEAVEDGIEGEIWVSSPSNASGYLAHPNLTREVYYGRLKNKLSRPFLRTGDRGVVKGEDRYLFVTGRCADVIRLRNDDVGMEIHPHYVETAAYNSNPGFLRGGCLAAFEVSNTVVVVAETQRMEKDIGVLRKICDGVRHGVVMEEGVEVGTVVLVRSGCVPKTTSGKIQRWAAKDKLVGGKMGVLMEVRFGDYCGSVPSLGAGVGESEGRGGGRGGGGGGGGEEGWGKVAVGEEREEIFLSFSPNASIRPPLQSFL encoded by the coding sequence ATGATGGACTATGAGAATTATGACCCTTCCTATCCTGACCAGCCTGTGGTGGATCTCTACCTTTCGGTATGGGCTAGCCTCCCTGCCTTCCGGTCCAAGCCGGCCTTCGTTTGGGTCGAAGATGGCTCAGCCAATGAGGCCACTTCAACCCTAACATTTGGCCAGCTGAATGACTCAGTGCAATGCATTGCTTCTCAACTGCTCACCCCACTCCAAAGAGGTGACGCCGTTGTCATCCTATGCTCGCCAGGCCTTGAGCTCGTTGAGACCATTTTCGGGTGCCAACGAGCCGGCCTTTTAAGCGTGCCCGTTTCCCCGCCCGACCCTTCTTTCACTAACCAAAACTTCCATCACCTTATAAGAGCCCTCTCCCAAACAAAGCCTAAAGCTGCCCTAGCTCATTCTACTTACATCACAAGAATTCAGCATTACATATCTTTGCCATCCTCCGATAAAGATCTTGTCCAAAGATTGCAAAATCTTCGATGGATCGCCATAGACGACATCAAAACTAAAGATACAACGTTACAACAATCACCATACAAAGGCTGCAGAGCAGAGGACTTGTATTTGGTTCAATACACTTCAGGTGCAACTGGGATCCCAAAGCCGGTGCTTGTCACGGCAGGATCAGCTGCACATAACGTTAGGACAGCGAGAAAGGCCTATGATCTTCACCCGAACAGCGTGATTGTGTCCTGGCTGCCGCAGTACCACGATTGCGGCCTCATGTTTCTGTTGCTAACAATTGTGTCCGGTGCCACATGTGTCTTGACATCGCCCGGCGCATTTGTTAACAGGCCACGGCTTTGGCTTGAGCTTATTTCGAACTTCAACGCCACTTGCACTCCAGTTCCGTCGTTCACATTGCCGCTCGTTGTCAAACGCGGAGGGGTTGACAAAGGAACTTCACCTATAAATCTATGGAgtatgaaaaatcttatcattatcaacGAGCCTATTTACCAGGACGCGGTCAAGCAATTTGTCGATGTGTTTAAGCCTTATGGATTAAACCCGTCGTCAATTTCTCCATCATATGGCTTGGCAGAGAATTGCACGTTTGTTTCGACTGCGTGGCGATCAGACACGCCATTGCCATCCCACAACAAGCTCCTGCCGAGCGCAAGGCTCTATGAAAATGACGACCAGTTGGAGGACATGAACATTGTGGTAGTAAACGAAGAGACACACGAAGCAGTCGAGGATGGGATCGAAGGAGAGATTTGGGTTTCGTCTCCGAGCAATGCGTCTGGTTACTTAGCCCACCCAAATTTAACTCGTGAAGTTTATTACGGAAGACTTAAGAACAAGTTGAGTCGGCCATTTCTTCGAACTGGCGATAGGGGTGTCGTGAAAGGAGAAGATCGGTATCTTTTCGTGACGGGCCGATGCGCAGACGTGATCAGACTCCGAAACGACGACGTGGGGATGGAAATCCACCCTCATTACGTAGAGACGGCGGCGTATAACAGCAACCCGGGATTTCTGAGAGGTGGGTGTTTGGCGGCGTTTGAGGTTTCGAACACCGTTGTGGTGGTTGCGGAGACGCAGAGAATGGAGAAAGACATTGGAGTTTTGAGGAAAATATGTGACGGAGTGAGACACGGTGTGGTTATGGAAGAGGGAGTGGAAGTTGGAACGGTGGTTCTGGTGAGAAGTGGGTGTGTGCCTAAAACGACGTCGGGTAAAATACAGAGATGGGCAGCTAAAGATAAGCTGGTTGGCGGGAAAATGGGAGTTTTGATGGAGGTGAGATTTGGGGATTACTGTGGCTCTGTTCCAAGTTTGGGGGCTGGAGTTGGTGAGAGTGAGGGGAGAGGTGGCggcagaggaggaggaggaggaggaggaggagaggaagGGTGGGGAAAAGTGGCGGTgggtgaagagagagaagagatctTTCTTTCGTTCTCACCAAATGCTTCAATTCGTCCCCCGTTGCAATCTTTTCTGTGA
- the LOC137718786 gene encoding zinc-finger homeodomain protein 2-like, which yields MDFRAQDNEMRTSGSLSYAHLSTKESSPSSAAAAPAADHQQKRRLGIHNGTGSYGSATAPHHQHQTLDNHNPAVLPLQPLIRDPDPDRALSGTPVAPHGAGLSGSGGGGGGPKSLGKVVMYRECLKNHAANIGGNVFDGCGEFMPSGEEGTLEALKCAACDCHRNFHRKEVDGETAAFSPASRRSSIMLTPLQLPPPLPSSSALHHHHHHHQKYSMPQIVQPVNVAFGSGGGGTESSSEDLNAFEGGAVPPFALSKKRFRTKFTVEQKERMMEFAERVEWRIQKQDEEEVERFCAEVGVKRQVLRVWMHNNKNTIKKQGDVTATTNAIATGLSFDNVEGEGGEGAAAAED from the coding sequence ATGGATTTTAGAGCTCAAGATAACGAAATGAGGACGTCAGGCTCGCTAAGCTATGCTCATTTAAGTACCAAAGAGTCGTCGCCGTCGTCAGCGGCAGCAGCACCAGCAGCAGATCACCAGCAAAAGAGAAGACTTGGGATTCACAATGGCACTGGAAGTTACGGTTCTGCCACTGCTCCTCATCACCAGCACCAAACCCTAGACAACCACAACCCAGCTGTTCTCCCGTTGCAGCCGTTGATCCGCGACCCAGATCCGGATCGTGCCCTATCCGGGACCCCGGTGGCCCCACATGGAGCCGGACTCAGtggcagtggtggtggtggtggtggaccCAAGTCTTTGGGAAAAGTTGTTATGTATAGAGAGTGCCTCAAGAACCACGCGGCGAACATTGGTGGTAATGTGTTCGACGGCTGCGGAGAGTTCATGCCGAGCGGCGAAGAGGGGACGCTGGAGGCTTTGAAATGCGCGGCGTGCGACTGCCACCGCAACTTCCACCGCAAGGAGGTGGACGGGGAGACGGCTGCTTTCAGTCCCGCGTCGAGAAGGTCGAGCATAATGCTGACTCCACTTCAACTTCCGCCGCCACTGCCTTCTTCCTCGGCTCTgcaccatcatcatcaccaccaccagAAGTACTCGATGCCCCAGATTGTCCAGCCGGTGAACGTGGCGTTCGGGAGCGGCGGAGGAGGGACGGAGAGTTCGAGCGAGGATCTGAATGCTTTTGAGGGTGGAGCGGTGCCGCCGTTTGCTTTGTCGAAGAAGCGGTTTCGAACAAAGTTTACGGTGGAGCAGAAGGAGAGGATGATGGAGTTTGCGGAGAGGGTTGAGTGGAGAATTCAGAAGCAGGATGAGGAGGAGGTGGAGAGGTTTTGTGCGGAGGTGGGAGTGAAGAGGCAGGTGCTTAGGGTTTGGAtgcacaacaacaaaaacaccaTTAAGAAGCAGGGTGACGTCACTGCTACTACTAATGCCATTGCTACAGGTCTGTCTTTTGACAATGTGGAGGGAGAAGGTGGGGAGGGAGCGGCGGCAGCTGAAGATTAA